The genomic DNA CGTTGCTTGGCTAACCCAGACCACCGAAGCTGGcttgctcgcgctgcgtgagcgccgcatgcgcgtCACGAAAAAGGACTTTAGCACCGCACGCGAGCGTGTCATCGATCGGAAGAACGAGGGCACGCCAGAGGGCCTGTATCTCTAGTGTGGATGTAGTACATGCAGCATATACGCCACGAGGTGGCTCTACGAGGTATCGTGAACGCATTGCGTCCATCTACGGGTCATCGGCCGCTTCGCGACGGAGGCTGTGTGAGTAGAGATACGTACAAGAGATCGATCGCGCCACTAAAGGCGGCAAAcgccaccgcgccgccgaccacCGCCTGGGGGCCCGAGTTGCGTGCAAGAATGCCACCGGCAAAGAGACCAGCGACAACGGGGTTCACAATGTCGTTCTTCGCCCGGAAGCCCTCGATCAGGCACTCAATGCCAGAGTAGAGCGCACCGACCTTACCGAATCCGCGGCCGCTCGAGTACATGCTCTTACCGGTCTGCACGAAGAACTGCTTCGTGCTCTGCATCGTGTTCACTTCAGggagctgcggcggcggcggcttcACGTCCTTAAACATACCACTGCCAGGAAGCTTGGACAGGATGCCCGACtggggcgcagcgctgccggcagcgggcgcaccggccgTGGCAACCGTGGGCGCGGGCTTGATCGACGCAGCAGGCGTGCTGGCCTGCGCGGTAGCATGCGCGGGCGCGGTCGCGGGCGAGGGCGTGACAGCAGGCTTGGCGCCGGGAACCGCCTTGCCTTCCTTCTTTGCAGCCTCTTCAAGGCGCTTCGCACGCTCCATCGCAATCTGGTCGGCCATCGTCTGACGCACGGGGTCGTCCAGAGCAAATGAGGCGCTCATAAGGCTGAAAAAGGCACCTAGACCAAAGCCCAGCACGCCGGACATGACCGACTTGAAGGCGCACGATTCCATCGCCATCGTCGTATACCCCTGGTACTTGAGCATCTCGCGCATCTGGTGACGGTCATCCTCTGTCATGCCCGGCACAAGCGGCTCCTGCCCAGGCAGGTACACTGGCGCAACGAGCGGCATCTTCGTCGACATCTCCGTAGACGATGACGACCAATCTTCGTAAGCACTAAAATGCGCAAATTCGCACATTCCGCCACGAACGCTCCGCCACGTGGATAGGCCTCGAAGGCCTTGTGCTtaggcggcggcgcccagcgcgccgccgaaggGAACGCTATGGGCAGCTACACGCTCGTCACCGCCACAAGGGTGGACCAGGACACGGACAGAGGCACATCTCGCTACCGAGAGCTTCACACGGtctgctcggcctgccaAACGAGCGAAACTTGCCAATGCAAACGAGCACCACCCTGGCCCATTTCCGAGCCAACAAACAAAGCACAAAAATCTTTTTCTAGGGGCATGTAACGCTTGACCTTTACTCGTCTACGACAATCATAAAAAACATACCAAAAGCATGTACCTACGTGACGCAGAGAGCCCATCCCAACCACAACAATTGCCATTGAGTGTTCCAGCAAGGGCTTGAGACGGTTTCGGTCAACGTCAGGTGTTGATTATACGGAACAAACGGACAACGAATCAATTAGACAGCCCAATCTTGACTGTTGCCGTCCAGGTTGACCAACGTCTTTTACAGACGAATGCGGAGTGCATGGCACGTAGACCATTTACTCGTCGTTGACGTCGACACGGGTCTCGAACGCGTAGACGTTCTTGCCCTCCTCGGCCTTCTCGTGGACAAGGGTGAGGCGCTGGAGGTTGGTGAAGAAGTCCTCCACAGCCTCGTTCTTGACCGAGCGCTGGCGACGGCCAATGTTGTCCAGGGCGGGGATGCGGCACAGGACGTAGTAGACGAGGGCGCAAACAACAATGACACCGAACGAGAAGGCCCAGACACGGACAATGGTAACAATGTCGGTCCAGCCACCCATGGGCGCGGTGATGTggttgcggcgctcggcacccGAGAGCCAGCCGAACAGACAGAAGAGGGTAGCGATGATGTCGACAACACCGACAGCGGCAACCAGCTCCCACGAGGGCAGAGTGATCTCCGACTCACCACCACCGAGACGGGTGACGAAGATGAGCCAGTTCTCAGTAAGAGCGACCTCGAGGTAGAGAATCTCCTGGGTGTTACCGAAGTTCTGGATGATACCACCGCCGTTCAGGAAGAGGGTACCACGGACAATCCAAGTACCACCAGCAAGGATCAGACCAAGGATAACCGAGATGATCCAGATCTTGGGCAGCTGCCACTCAACGGGCTGGTGGGCGGCAGGGGCGTTGTCGTAGGCAATGGCAATGGTGGCAAC from Malassezia japonica chromosome 1, complete sequence includes the following:
- the TIM22 gene encoding Mitochondrial import inner membrane translocase subunit tim22 (EggNog:ENOG503P30H; TransMembrane:3 (o53-75i228-244o250-269i); COG:U), yielding MSTKMPLVAPVYLPGQEPLVPGMTEDDRHQMREMLKYQGYTTMAMESCAFKSVMSGVLGFGLGAFFSLMSASFALDDPVRQTMADQIAMERAKRLEEAAKKEGKAVPGAKPAVTPSPATAPAHATAQASTPAASIKPAPTVATAGAPAAGSAAPQSGILSKLPGSGMFKDVKPPPPQLPEVNTMQSTKQFFVQTGKSMYSSGRGFGKVGALYSGIECLIEGFRAKNDIVNPVVAGLFAGGILARNSGPQAVVGGAVAFAAFSGAIDLFLRREAADDP